ACAGCAAATACAGTGAATGAAATTAAAAGCATTGTGAGTAATAACTTTAATAAAAGGGTTGCACCAGATAATAAATTCGTCTGTGAGTGTGGATATGAAATTGAAAAAGAAGATGCTTTTTGTGCTAACTGTGGTAAGAAACTAAAGTAGTTAAATAATTTAATGGAAAAGGAAGGCTAATAATGTATTGTAGTAAATGTGGAAAGCAAGCATCAGATGGAGATAAATTTTGCCAAAATTGTGGTACGAAGATAAAAGGTAGTGAAATTACTAAAAATGACGAAATAAAAAATGAGCCAATAAATTCATTAAAAAAGAATAATACTAAAAAAAACTTAATTATAGGAACAACGATATGTCTTTTTTTAGCTTTATGTCTAAGTATTATATATTTTAAATTTATGATCAAACCTAAAAATACCAGTGTGCCCCAAAGTACCGATGCAGAATTGCAAAATAATACTGGAGATACAAAAGAAACTTTAGATAAAATTAAAGAAGCTAATAAAGAAAAAGAAGTATTTGCAAAATTACTTAAAAGCCCCAAATGGCTTACTGAGAATACAGATTATAAAAAAAGCCCTGATAATGTTAAATTTACAATTTTAGATATTAATCAAGATGGAGTTTGTGAAATGCTACTATACTATGGTGAATCTGGTGGACTAGCTGGTTTAACACTATCTGTAGTTTCATATAATACTGATGAAGATAAGATAAATGCTCAAAAAATTAATGTTAGCCACGGATCATATAGAGGTTACTTAAGTAATGAAAAAACAATAGTAGTAGGAGGAGGTTCTCAGGGAAGTTCATATATGTCTGGTTATAAACCAGAAGGAGATAGATATTTAGAAACATTTTTTACTTTAGATACTGCAGGTGCATACCTTGATGAAAATAAAGCTGTTTATACACTAAATGATAACAATGTATCAAAGGAAAAATATAACCAATTTATAGACCCAATTAAGGCTAACCTTACCCATACTGAAATGTACCCAATAAGTAATGAAAATATTAAAAACGTATTAGGGGTGGATCCCGATACTATTGTAGTAGATAATTCTATAGATAAATATTCTACACTTAAATTTTCAACGGCAGAACAAGCTAAAGAGTGGTTATTGAAACAAGATAGCACTTTTATTGCTAAATATAATGCAAATTTAATTAAAGAAGACATTGATAATGAATTAATAAAAACATTCTTTCAATGTTATGTTTTGGAGCAAGATGATTATTATTTATTTTTATTACCGTTTGATGAAAGTGGTAATGAAGAATCCATGCATTATTTAGTTGGAAAACATACTGGAAATGTATATTCAATAAGTCCTTCAGCTGGAGGCTATGCATATTTAATAAAGGATAGTAGGGTAATAGAGAAATTAAAATATAATAATGAAAAATCTGGTGATTGGCGTGAACTAAAGAAACAATAAAATCACTTAAAAGTAAACCACTCACAAATACTAAAATTCATAATTTGTGAGTGGTTTTTTAGCCAATCTTTTTCTTAAAATATTCTATTTATAACTTTACTACAAATCTATTTTTTAAATATAAGATTGAGCCAATTATTATCTTTTCGTTGTATAGCTACTAACCCTTCAGAAAAATCCTTAAAATGAGAATATTGATAAGTAATTACCAATTCATTAGAAGTATTAATAAGGCCCCATTTAGTGCCTTTTTTTACCATTGAAAATCCATTATGAAAATTAGAGGTATCTTGATATTCATAATGAATAACCAGTTTACCAGAAGTATCAATAAAACCCCACTTATTATCCTTTTCAACACTTGCAAGTCCACCAGAAAACTCATGTACATTATCATATTCATAAGGAACAACTAGCTTACCAGAAGCATTAATAAAGCCCCACTTATTGTCCTTTTTAACACTTGCAAACCCATCAGAAAACTCATTTACAGTATCACATTCATAAGGAATAACTAGCTTACCAGAAGTATTAATAAAGCCCCACTTATTGCCCTTTTTAACACTTGCAAGTTCATTATCAAAACTATCTGCAGCATCATATTCATAAGGAATAACTAATTTACCAGAAGTATTAATAAAGCCCCATTTATTATCCTTTTTAACACTTGCAAGTCCATTGGAAAATGTAAACTCAGTATCATCATATATATACGGAATAACTAGTTTACCAGAATTAATATTTATAAATCCATATTTATTATTCTTTTCAACCCTCAACAATCCAGAAGTAGTAAATTTACATGAAGAATCAAAATCTTCTGTATAAGGTTTGATTATTTTACCTTTGGTATCAACAAAACCATGTTCATCATCTTTTTTAACAAATGCATAACCATCAAGATAGTCGCTAGTTTCATCATAAATGCACGGAACAACTAAATCGCCGAACTTATTAATAAAACCGTATTTATCATCTTTTTCAACACTTGCAAGTCCATTTATAAAAGTACCAGCATAATCATATTCATGAGGAATGACTAATTCACCAGAAGTATTAATAAAGCCCCATTTATTATCCTTTTTAACACTTGCAAGTCCATCAGAAAATCTATTTACATCATCATATTCATAAGGAATTATTAAATTTCCAGAAGTATTTATGAAACCATATTTATTATAATTAGGATAAATCCTAATTGTAATAAATGCTATTACTAAAAGAATAAGTGGTAACACTAAAAAACTAATATTCAGTTTCTTAGTTTTTTTTGGTTTAGTATTTTTGATTTCATTATTAATTTTATTGCCGCAATTACAACAAAATAAATCATCTTTTTTTATCTCTTGTCCACATTTTTTACAGTACATTATTATAACTCCTTTTGTTTTTTATTGTTTTAATTATTAATAAGGTTATTAAGTGAAACTTATTTATAGAAATACATTAACAGAAAAATTACAAATCAACTAGTTTTATTTTCCTCAAAATATCATTATGAAGAATCTGTGAGTGATTTTTACATCAGTTTTTTGTAATAAAATTTGAAGTTTATTTCTATATTAAGTGTATCGACAGCATTAGTAATAATAACTCAATATATCCACTTATTGTGTACGATTTTTATTATTTATGATAAAATCAATGTATATTTTTAAAAAGCAAGGGGGATATAATTAAAATGAAAAAATCTATAATAATGTTATTAATTC
This genomic stretch from Clostridium beijerinckii harbors:
- a CDS encoding zinc-ribbon domain-containing protein, yielding MYCSKCGKQASDGDKFCQNCGTKIKGSEITKNDEIKNEPINSLKKNNTKKNLIIGTTICLFLALCLSIIYFKFMIKPKNTSVPQSTDAELQNNTGDTKETLDKIKEANKEKEVFAKLLKSPKWLTENTDYKKSPDNVKFTILDINQDGVCEMLLYYGESGGLAGLTLSVVSYNTDEDKINAQKINVSHGSYRGYLSNEKTIVVGGGSQGSSYMSGYKPEGDRYLETFFTLDTAGAYLDENKAVYTLNDNNVSKEKYNQFIDPIKANLTHTEMYPISNENIKNVLGVDPDTIVVDNSIDKYSTLKFSTAEQAKEWLLKQDSTFIAKYNANLIKEDIDNELIKTFFQCYVLEQDDYYLFLLPFDESGNEESMHYLVGKHTGNVYSISPSAGGYAYLIKDSRVIEKLKYNNEKSGDWRELKKQ
- a CDS encoding WG repeat-containing protein; its protein translation is MYCKKCGQEIKKDDLFCCNCGNKINNEIKNTKPKKTKKLNISFLVLPLILLVIAFITIRIYPNYNKYGFINTSGNLIIPYEYDDVNRFSDGLASVKKDNKWGFINTSGELVIPHEYDYAGTFINGLASVEKDDKYGFINKFGDLVVPCIYDETSDYLDGYAFVKKDDEHGFVDTKGKIIKPYTEDFDSSCKFTTSGLLRVEKNNKYGFININSGKLVIPYIYDDTEFTFSNGLASVKKDNKWGFINTSGKLVIPYEYDAADSFDNELASVKKGNKWGFINTSGKLVIPYECDTVNEFSDGFASVKKDNKWGFINASGKLVVPYEYDNVHEFSGGLASVEKDNKWGFIDTSGKLVIHYEYQDTSNFHNGFSMVKKGTKWGLINTSNELVITYQYSHFKDFSEGLVAIQRKDNNWLNLIFKK